A genome region from Silene latifolia isolate original U9 population unplaced genomic scaffold, ASM4854445v1 scaffold_551, whole genome shotgun sequence includes the following:
- the LOC141639699 gene encoding uncharacterized protein LOC141639699, which yields MANTVSMVDKGGGGRLLPLMGSIGVWNIRGLNSLNKQKDIKWCLHQANVDLSRVRPGSLNKVVHSLCGGWNYITNHQYHDGGRIRLLWKEEKYNVIVINIDAQFIHIKVKDLITIVEFYATYVYWFNRIEDRVPLWNALLRLAVLDPWILLGYFNNVLHIDEKIGLHVRDIDIITFQNTIDSCGLQDMKYHYAHYVPEGDYDHCPCFIQSGDTKLKKKRPFKFYNMWTWVPVDTQWPVTTDRQAASRPQAGLWPMSTVPDFKKIVEDGWINHIQGTLMYKVKQLQNDPHNRSLMDLYQTLTKAKIDFLRQKAKCEWAKDGDANTTMFHMAIKQRQLNNKVLQIEDA from the exons ATGGCTAACACGGTATCAATGGTTGATAAAGGAGGAGGGGGGAGGCTTCTGCCTCTCATGGGTAGTATAGGAGTCTGGAACATAAGGGGCCTTAATAGTCTGAATAAACAGAAAGATATTAAGTGGTGTCTGCATCAGGCTAATGTGGACCTATCCAGGGTAAGACCTGGGTCTCTAAATAAGGTAGTGCATAGTTTGTGTGGTGGATGGAATTATATCACTAACCATCAATACCATGATGGAGGGAGGATCAGGTTACTATGGAAAGAGGAGAAATATAATGTGATTGTTATTAATATAGATGCTCAATTCATTCATATTAAGGTTAAGGATCTTATTACCATTGTAGAATTCTATGCTACCTATGTCTATTGGTTTAACAGAATAGAAGATAGAGTACCTCTTTGGAATGCTCTTTTAAGGTTGGCAGTGTTGGATCCTTGGATTCTATTGGGGTATTTTAATAATGTTTTACATATTGATGAGAAGATTGGCTTACATGTGAGGGATATTGACATTATTACTTTCCAAAATACCATTGATAGTTGTGGACTCCAGGATATGAAAT ACCATTATGCTCACTATGTACCTGAGGGTGATTATGATCATTGTCCTTGCTTTATTCAGAGTGGTGATACTAAGTTGAAGAAGAAGAGGCCATTCAAATTTTACAACATGTGGACTTGGGtgcctgtagataccca gtggcccgtgactacggaccggcagGCGGCATCACGCCCGCAggccggcctgtggcccatgtccacagtgcCTGATTTCAAGAAGATTGTTGAGGATGGATGGATAAATCACATTCAGGGTACTCTGATGTACAAAGTG AAACAACTTCAGAATGACCCTCATAATAGAAGTCTCATGGATCTCTATCAGACTCTAACTAAAGCAAAAATAGATTTTTTGAGGCAAAAAGCAAAGTGTGAATGGGCTAAGGATGGAGATGCTAATACAACAATGTTTCATATGGCAATCAAGCAACGACAATTGAACAATAAGGTGTTGCAAATTGAAGATGCCTAA